From one Paenibacillus sp. FSL K6-1330 genomic stretch:
- a CDS encoding alpha-glucuronidase family glycosyl hydrolase has translation MNSTLYKAWLQYAPIKDRELASGYSRLLGTIVADLQQSRVANAAIEELKRACQSMLGIVPVITVEAPASSYLEVRILAAADADMGEMEGVGSGGDSSGRDRGRMAAQLGAEGFQLEHSIQGQQEKLVLIGGSGKGVLYGVFHLLRLLASDQPLTGLNVTEQPANGLRMINQWDNADGSVERGYSGSSIFYENGRFAENLDRVRDYARLLASVGMNAISINNVNVHEIETKFITAEYLPTIAKIADIFRVYGITLYLSINFAAPLHIGGVSTSDPLNEEVQQWWKDTANEIYDHIPDFGGFLVKADSEHRPGPFAYGRDHADGANMLAEVLEPHGGLVIWRCFVYNCMQDWRDRSTDRARAAYDHFTPLDGRFKDNVLLQIKNGPMDFQVREPVSPLFGSLKETNQVLEFQAAQEYTGQQRHVCYLVPQWKEVLDFDTYANGAGSEVKKIVNGSLHGMKYSGIAAVSNIGNDENWTGHTLAQANLYGFGRLVWDPELSSEESAEEWTRLTFGNDDMVVNTVCDMLMQSWPIYESYTSPLGVGWMITPHTHYGPDVDGYEYSRWGTYHFADRDGIGVDRTVATGTGYTAQYFEPNKARYDSLADCPDELLLFFHHVPYSHVLKSGKSVIQHIYDAHFDGAQAAAGLLEAWTSLEGMVDPERFAQVTDRLTDQAEHAKHWRDVINTYFFRKSGVPDEQGRTIY, from the coding sequence TTGAACAGCACTTTATATAAAGCGTGGCTGCAGTATGCGCCCATCAAGGACCGGGAGCTTGCCTCCGGATACAGCAGGCTGCTCGGCACGATTGTAGCGGACCTGCAGCAGTCGCGGGTTGCGAACGCTGCCATTGAGGAACTGAAGCGGGCATGCCAATCCATGCTGGGGATTGTACCGGTCATCACGGTCGAGGCCCCGGCTTCATCTTATCTCGAGGTACGCATTCTTGCGGCAGCTGATGCAGACATGGGAGAAATGGAGGGGGTCGGCTCAGGCGGGGACAGCTCAGGTCGAGATAGGGGCCGGATGGCAGCCCAGCTAGGCGCAGAAGGTTTTCAGCTGGAGCATTCAATCCAAGGGCAGCAGGAGAAGTTGGTATTGATCGGTGGATCCGGTAAAGGCGTATTATATGGGGTGTTTCATTTATTGAGATTGCTGGCCTCTGACCAACCGTTAACTGGACTGAACGTAACCGAGCAGCCAGCGAACGGACTGCGGATGATCAATCAATGGGATAATGCCGACGGCTCGGTGGAACGCGGGTACTCGGGCAGCTCGATTTTTTACGAAAACGGACGGTTTGCCGAAAATCTGGATCGCGTGAGAGATTACGCTCGTCTGTTGGCTTCCGTGGGTATGAATGCCATCTCCATTAATAACGTCAATGTGCACGAGATCGAGACAAAATTCATTACCGCGGAATATTTGCCGACGATTGCGAAGATTGCGGATATCTTCCGGGTATATGGGATTACATTGTACTTGAGCATTAACTTTGCGGCTCCGCTGCATATCGGCGGCGTATCGACCTCCGATCCGCTGAACGAAGAGGTTCAGCAGTGGTGGAAGGACACGGCGAATGAGATTTACGATCATATTCCGGACTTTGGCGGCTTCCTGGTGAAGGCGGATTCGGAGCATCGCCCCGGCCCGTTTGCCTATGGCAGGGACCATGCCGATGGCGCCAATATGCTGGCTGAAGTCTTGGAGCCGCATGGCGGGCTCGTCATCTGGCGCTGCTTCGTCTACAACTGCATGCAGGATTGGCGCGACCGCAGCACAGACCGCGCACGGGCGGCCTATGATCATTTTACCCCGCTGGACGGCAGGTTTAAGGACAATGTGCTGCTGCAGATTAAGAACGGGCCCATGGACTTTCAAGTGCGGGAACCGGTATCGCCGCTGTTTGGCAGCTTGAAAGAGACCAATCAAGTGCTCGAGTTCCAGGCCGCCCAGGAATATACCGGACAGCAGCGTCACGTATGCTATCTGGTGCCGCAATGGAAAGAGGTGCTGGATTTCGATACCTATGCGAATGGGGCGGGGTCCGAGGTGAAGAAGATCGTGAATGGTTCCCTGCACGGCATGAAATACAGCGGAATCGCTGCCGTTTCCAACATTGGAAATGATGAGAACTGGACGGGGCACACCTTGGCACAGGCCAATCTGTATGGCTTTGGACGTCTGGTCTGGGATCCGGAATTGTCCTCCGAGGAGAGCGCGGAAGAATGGACGAGGTTAACCTTCGGTAATGACGACATGGTGGTCAACACGGTATGCGACATGCTTATGCAATCGTGGCCGATCTATGAAAGCTACACTTCCCCGCTCGGGGTGGGCTGGATGATTACGCCGCATACGCATTATGGCCCGGATGTGGACGGCTATGAATATTCAAGGTGGGGTACGTACCATTTTGCCGATCGGGACGGGATAGGCGTCGATCGCACGGTGGCGACGGGAACGGGTTATACCGCACAGTATTTCGAGCCGAATAAGGCTCGATATGATTCGCTGGCGGATTGTCCTGACGAGCTGCTGCTGTTCTTCCATCATGTGCCGTATTCACATGTGTTGAAATCCGGTAAATCGGTGATTCAGCATATCTATGATGCGCATTTTGACGGGGCGCAAGCAGCGGCTGGATTGCTTGAGGCATGGACCTCGCTGGAAGGAATGGTCGATCCGGAGCGTTTCGCTCAGGTTACTGACCGGCTGACTGATCAAGCCGAGCATGCGAAGCATTGGCGGGATGTAATCAACACATATTTCTTCCGTAAATCCGGCGTGCCGGATGAGCAGGGGCGGACGATTTATTAA
- a CDS encoding endo-1,4-beta-xylanase produces the protein MSNTQRNEPRLKEWFANDFLIGAAVSPRTIETQEELLSYHFNSITAENEMKFVSVHPAEDRYTFKDADQLVTFARKHGMKMRGHTLVWHNQTTDWLFVDKNGDLVDKATLFERLKSHTDTVVKRYKDDIYAWDVVNEVIADEGAELLRPSKWLDIAGPEFISKAFEYAHEADPSALLFYNDYNESHPNKRDKIHTLVKSLLDQGTPIHGIGLQAHWNLYDPGLDDIRAAIEKYASLGLQLQLTELDVSMFRFDDKRKDLTEAPEELLEAQAKRYEAMFGILKEYRDHITSVTFWGAADDYTWLDDFPVRGRKNWPFLFDERHQPKPAFHRLVEHTIKV, from the coding sequence GTGTCCAACACGCAGCGAAATGAACCGAGGCTTAAGGAATGGTTCGCGAATGACTTTCTCATTGGAGCGGCCGTGAGCCCGCGGACGATCGAAACGCAAGAGGAATTGCTATCCTATCATTTCAACAGCATCACAGCGGAAAATGAAATGAAGTTTGTCAGCGTGCATCCGGCGGAGGATAGATATACGTTCAAGGATGCGGACCAGCTCGTCACCTTCGCCCGCAAGCATGGGATGAAGATGCGCGGCCATACGCTGGTGTGGCATAACCAAACAACCGACTGGCTGTTCGTAGACAAAAACGGGGACTTGGTGGATAAAGCCACGCTTTTTGAACGGTTGAAATCGCATACCGATACGGTCGTAAAGCGGTACAAGGATGATATTTACGCCTGGGACGTCGTCAACGAGGTAATTGCCGATGAAGGCGCCGAGCTGCTTCGTCCATCCAAGTGGCTGGACATTGCCGGTCCGGAGTTTATCTCCAAGGCATTTGAGTATGCTCATGAAGCCGATCCGTCGGCGCTGTTGTTCTATAACGATTACAATGAGTCCCATCCGAACAAGCGGGACAAAATCCATACACTGGTCAAGTCTTTGCTGGATCAAGGAACGCCGATCCATGGCATAGGATTGCAGGCACACTGGAATCTGTACGATCCGGGTCTTGACGATATCCGCGCCGCGATCGAGAAGTATGCGTCGCTCGGCCTGCAGCTTCAGCTCACGGAGCTCGATGTGTCGATGTTCCGGTTTGACGACAAGCGGAAGGATCTGACCGAAGCGCCAGAAGAGCTTCTGGAGGCTCAAGCCAAGCGGTACGAGGCAATGTTCGGCATTCTGAAGGAGTACCGGGATCATATTACGTCCGTTACCTTCTGGGGCGCAGCCGACGATTACACTTGGCTGGACGATTTCCCGGTACGGGGGCGAAAGAATTGGCCCTTCCTGTTTGATGAGCGGCATCAGCCGAAACCGGCGTTTCACCGATTGGTGGAGCATACGATTAAGGTGTAA
- a CDS encoding carbohydrate ABC transporter permease produces MAKMSDLPRAHARFKSPADRLFDTFNMVFMICLMIITLYPFINTLAVSFNNATDSVKGGIYLWPRDFTWENYKYVFNEATIFHATFISVLRTVIGTITSVFCCAMVAYTISRPEYVLRKFVSIAFILTMYFSGGLIPNFLLIRELGMLGTFSVYIIPGLIGVFNVIVIRSFIEGLPEGILESARIDGAGEFTTFMKIVLPLCVPVLATVSLFTAVSQWNSWFDVFLYNSSYSELSTLQYELMKILQNSNSSLNSGNDYASQFASSESGANQVTPTSIRATMTIVASVPIILVYPFLQKYFVQGMTLGGVKG; encoded by the coding sequence ATGGCGAAGATGTCAGATTTACCACGAGCTCATGCCCGGTTCAAGTCTCCTGCGGACCGGTTATTCGATACCTTTAACATGGTGTTTATGATCTGTCTCATGATTATCACGTTATACCCGTTCATCAATACGCTCGCGGTATCCTTCAACAATGCGACGGATTCGGTGAAAGGCGGCATTTATTTATGGCCGCGGGATTTCACGTGGGAGAATTATAAATATGTATTTAACGAAGCAACGATATTTCACGCTACCTTCATCTCGGTTCTGCGTACGGTGATCGGAACGATTACCTCGGTATTCTGCTGTGCCATGGTCGCCTATACGATCAGCCGTCCGGAATATGTGCTGCGTAAATTCGTATCGATTGCTTTCATCTTAACGATGTATTTCAGCGGCGGTTTGATTCCGAACTTCCTGCTGATTCGCGAATTGGGCATGCTGGGCACCTTCTCGGTGTACATCATTCCAGGCCTGATCGGCGTGTTTAACGTGATTGTCATCCGTTCCTTTATTGAAGGACTACCAGAGGGAATTCTGGAATCGGCCCGGATCGACGGCGCCGGCGAATTCACGACTTTCATGAAAATCGTGCTTCCGTTATGCGTGCCCGTGCTTGCTACGGTATCGCTGTTTACGGCGGTATCCCAGTGGAATTCCTGGTTTGACGTATTCTTGTACAACTCTTCATACAGTGAGCTTAGCACCCTGCAGTATGAACTGATGAAAATACTCCAGAATTCGAACTCATCGCTGAATTCGGGCAACGATTATGCAAGCCAGTTTGCAAGCTCCGAGAGCGGTGCGAATCAGGTTACGCCGACCTCCATTCGGGCAACGATGACCATTGTGGCCAGCGTGCCGATCATTCTGGTATATCCGTTCCTGCAAAAATACTTCGTACAAGGGATGACTCTGGGCGGCGTGAAAGGCTGA
- a CDS encoding ABC transporter permease subunit — translation MSIPFLIWLFVFKYMPLWGWTIAFQDFKPAKKIFDQQWVGLQHFTFLFQDEHFLRVMRNTLAMSFINLVLGFVTAIVLAILLNELRNLMFKRVVQTISYLPHFISWVVAASIISTALSADGGIINELLMWFGMIKEPILWLGEGEYFWGILGVSEVWKNVGWNTIIYLAAMTMIDPSQYEAAEIDGAGRFQRIWNITLPGLKPVFIILLIMNIGNLLESGFEPQYLLGNGMNVDYSENLDIFVLKYGIQMGNFSLSIAAGMFKTVVSFILLFTANHIAKRLGEDRLF, via the coding sequence ATGTCGATTCCTTTTTTGATATGGTTGTTTGTCTTTAAGTACATGCCTTTATGGGGCTGGACAATCGCGTTTCAGGATTTTAAACCGGCCAAGAAGATTTTCGATCAGCAATGGGTAGGCTTGCAGCATTTTACCTTCCTGTTTCAGGACGAACACTTCCTCCGGGTCATGCGCAACACGCTTGCCATGAGTTTTATCAACCTCGTCTTAGGTTTTGTGACGGCAATTGTGTTAGCGATTCTGCTCAATGAGCTGCGTAATTTGATGTTCAAACGAGTCGTGCAGACGATCAGTTATTTGCCCCATTTCATCTCTTGGGTTGTGGCTGCGAGCATTATTTCGACGGCCCTGTCCGCAGACGGCGGGATTATCAATGAACTCCTCATGTGGTTCGGGATGATTAAGGAACCGATCCTATGGCTTGGGGAAGGGGAATATTTCTGGGGAATACTCGGTGTTTCGGAAGTATGGAAGAATGTCGGCTGGAACACCATTATATATTTGGCTGCCATGACGATGATCGATCCCTCGCAGTACGAGGCGGCGGAAATCGATGGCGCCGGACGCTTTCAACGGATCTGGAACATCACCTTGCCGGGTCTGAAACCAGTATTCATCATCCTGTTGATTATGAATATCGGCAACCTGCTCGAATCCGGTTTTGAACCGCAATATTTGCTTGGCAATGGCATGAACGTGGATTATTCCGAGAACCTGGATATTTTCGTGCTGAAATACGGTATTCAGATGGGCAACTTCTCGCTCTCGATTGCAGCCGGTATGTTCAAGACGGTCGTCAGCTTCATACTCTTGTTCACGGCCAACCATATCGCGAAGAGACTGGGCGAAGATCGATTGTTCTAA
- a CDS encoding ABC transporter substrate-binding protein — protein sequence MNKKFWLSCLTVVMMVSLLAACGGGKEAADDTPAAGGEGEKKEEKVTFTYFNSAAGKDKNTNETTIGKIFEDQTGVNFKMEHLVGDENTKVGTFIASNDYPDVIVPGSSIDKLVGAGAFIPLNDLIDKYGPNIKRVYEPYYNLMKAEDGNIYFLPLSAVVGEYTSAPNIEQGAFWIQRRVLKEAGYPKIKTFDEYLGLIRDYVKKHPEEGLTGYLALTTQDKFFALTNAPMHLAGYPNDGGIIIDMETHVANDYADDDITKRYLQELNKLNAEGLFDKSSFVDNYDQYLAKLTSGKVLGFFDYRWQVGQAMNNLRETANKSGDDDLEYMALPIVYDENTKDQYLDPPSFVNNRGVGISVSAKDPERIVKYFNNLLTDENQILSNWGIKDETYSVDENGRFYRTEEQIAQTNTEAFRESFGFKYFEYNWPRYGNGSTLPDGNSVGAGRQPEVAKMSYSEPDKKLLEAYDIDSFSQLFAAPDDRPWYPAWSIPIDQGSPAQIFTQKKSDLQRKYFPKLVLANPAQFDGIWNEYVGEFSKLDVKGYEDLITEEVAKKIANVQGQ from the coding sequence ATGAACAAGAAATTTTGGCTGAGCTGTCTGACCGTGGTTATGATGGTATCGCTTCTGGCAGCTTGCGGCGGCGGTAAAGAGGCAGCGGATGACACACCGGCAGCCGGCGGCGAAGGCGAGAAGAAAGAAGAGAAGGTCACCTTCACCTACTTTAACTCAGCAGCAGGTAAAGACAAAAATACGAACGAGACCACCATCGGTAAAATTTTTGAGGACCAAACCGGCGTGAATTTTAAAATGGAACATCTGGTAGGGGACGAGAACACCAAGGTGGGAACCTTCATTGCCAGTAACGATTATCCCGATGTGATTGTACCGGGGAGCTCGATCGACAAGCTGGTCGGGGCTGGCGCCTTCATTCCGCTCAATGACCTGATCGATAAGTACGGCCCCAACATCAAGCGCGTGTACGAGCCGTATTACAACCTCATGAAGGCCGAGGACGGCAACATTTACTTCCTGCCGCTAAGCGCGGTTGTAGGCGAGTACACGTCGGCTCCCAATATCGAGCAAGGAGCATTCTGGATTCAACGCCGCGTCCTGAAGGAAGCGGGTTATCCGAAGATCAAGACGTTCGACGAGTACCTGGGCCTGATTCGCGACTACGTGAAGAAACATCCGGAGGAAGGCTTGACCGGATATCTGGCACTGACGACGCAGGATAAATTTTTTGCCTTGACCAATGCCCCAATGCACTTGGCCGGCTATCCGAACGATGGCGGGATCATCATTGACATGGAAACCCATGTAGCGAACGATTACGCGGACGATGACATTACGAAGCGTTACCTGCAGGAGCTGAACAAACTGAATGCGGAAGGCCTGTTCGATAAATCCTCTTTCGTGGACAACTATGATCAATACCTTGCCAAACTGACTTCCGGTAAGGTTCTCGGCTTCTTCGACTATAGATGGCAGGTAGGCCAAGCGATGAACAACCTGCGCGAAACAGCCAATAAATCGGGTGACGACGATCTCGAATATATGGCGTTGCCGATTGTATACGATGAGAATACCAAGGATCAATATCTGGATCCACCATCCTTTGTTAACAACCGCGGTGTAGGGATCTCCGTCAGCGCGAAGGATCCCGAGCGCATTGTGAAGTATTTCAACAACCTGCTTACGGACGAGAACCAGATTCTGTCGAACTGGGGCATTAAGGACGAGACGTATTCCGTCGATGAGAATGGACGCTTCTACCGTACGGAAGAGCAGATTGCACAGACCAATACGGAAGCCTTCCGCGAGTCGTTCGGCTTCAAGTACTTTGAATACAACTGGCCTCGTTACGGCAACGGTTCTACGCTTCCTGACGGTAATTCCGTGGGTGCAGGACGCCAGCCTGAGGTTGCCAAAATGTCCTACTCCGAACCGGACAAGAAATTGCTGGAAGCATACGACATCGATTCCTTCTCGCAATTGTTTGCCGCACCGGACGACCGTCCATGGTACCCGGCTTGGAGCATTCCGATTGACCAGGGCTCACCGGCCCAAATCTTCACGCAGAAGAAAAGCGATTTACAGCGTAAATACTTCCCGAAACTGGTTCTTGCAAACCCTGCCCAGTTTGACGGCATCTGGAATGAATACGTGGGCGAGTTCAGCAAGCTGGATGTGAAGGGATACGAGGATCTGATCACCGAGGAAGTAGCTAAGAAAATCGCAAATGTCCAGGGACAATAA
- a CDS encoding sensor histidine kinase — protein sequence MKPSLNNVRLRDKMLLMYFLAVFLPILVTNLIFYNVTSGSVREQRIQDITVALEQMKNEFRREVEDALEISSVFYTDIQLNEIVETVYDHPADYIEAYDTYLRRILNSGSAVYNSVSEITVYVDNPTLLYSGGINYIDDQVKEEAWYKAIAGKNVTQPIAMRTGKNGQLDSFSIIRSMNYFSSQDDHAKYLKIDMRMPSIRQIMSNLNVQGKVYLLSSDGNIEYTTDPQVDVIQGSVPYSGIVHGDNFMEFHTDTFMTNNLNSWTIMAVTPEDVVLRDVHQSLRFVIVLTCLNFLLPTLVIVWISRSLNVRLVRILKHMKKVKNQHYDTIQEAEARDEIGQLTGEFNRMTLQLKSLINDVYVADIQKKNLELQRRHAQLIALQSQINPHFLFNALETIRMRSLMKDEDETAKIIHNMAKIFRNSLVWKKDMVTLKEEVEFIHCFLEIQKYRFGDKIDYSVHAPAEEGHLQIPKMAIVTFVENASIHGIEPLKHGGRIEVHIAREGQTLICNIQDNGAGMSAEQVERIYRYLDTEDEMGERIGIQNVIYRLKLYYGSRFQFEIDSSLGQGTRVRLSIPIET from the coding sequence ATGAAACCAAGCCTCAATAACGTCCGTCTGCGGGACAAGATGCTGCTAATGTATTTTCTGGCCGTATTTTTGCCCATCCTGGTCACCAATCTCATCTTCTACAACGTGACATCCGGCAGCGTGAGGGAGCAGCGGATCCAGGATATAACGGTGGCGCTTGAGCAGATGAAGAATGAGTTCCGTCGTGAAGTCGAGGACGCGCTGGAGATATCCTCCGTCTTCTACACGGACATTCAATTGAACGAGATCGTGGAGACGGTATACGATCATCCGGCTGATTATATCGAGGCCTATGATACCTATCTCCGCCGCATTTTGAATTCAGGCAGTGCTGTGTACAATTCGGTGAGCGAGATTACGGTTTATGTGGATAATCCAACCTTGCTGTATTCCGGGGGCATTAATTATATCGATGACCAGGTGAAGGAAGAAGCTTGGTACAAGGCGATTGCGGGCAAGAACGTAACCCAGCCGATCGCGATGCGTACGGGAAAGAACGGTCAATTGGACAGCTTCAGCATCATCCGGAGCATGAATTATTTTAGCTCCCAGGATGACCATGCCAAGTATCTCAAGATCGATATGCGGATGCCCTCGATCCGGCAGATCATGAGCAATCTGAATGTACAGGGCAAAGTGTACTTGCTGAGCAGCGACGGAAATATTGAATACACCACGGATCCGCAAGTCGATGTCATACAGGGTTCCGTACCGTACAGCGGCATCGTGCATGGCGACAACTTTATGGAGTTTCATACCGATACGTTCATGACCAACAATCTGAACTCTTGGACGATCATGGCCGTGACGCCGGAGGATGTGGTGCTGCGCGACGTGCATCAGTCCCTGCGGTTCGTCATTGTGCTGACCTGCCTGAATTTTCTGCTCCCGACCCTCGTGATTGTCTGGATTAGTCGTTCTCTGAACGTACGTCTGGTACGGATACTCAAGCATATGAAGAAGGTCAAGAACCAGCATTACGACACGATCCAAGAGGCTGAGGCACGTGACGAGATCGGTCAGCTGACGGGTGAATTCAACCGGATGACCTTGCAGCTCAAGAGCTTGATTAACGACGTGTATGTGGCGGATATCCAGAAGAAGAATTTGGAGCTGCAGCGGCGGCACGCGCAATTGATCGCCCTTCAGAGCCAGATTAATCCGCACTTTCTCTTTAACGCCCTGGAGACCATCCGCATGCGCAGCCTGATGAAGGATGAGGATGAGACGGCAAAAATCATTCATAATATGGCCAAGATCTTCCGCAATTCTTTAGTTTGGAAAAAAGACATGGTGACGCTCAAGGAAGAAGTTGAGTTTATCCATTGTTTCCTTGAGATCCAGAAATACCGATTTGGCGACAAAATCGATTATTCGGTCCATGCGCCAGCCGAAGAGGGACACCTGCAAATACCGAAGATGGCCATCGTTACTTTTGTGGAGAATGCCAGCATTCATGGCATTGAGCCGCTCAAGCACGGGGGGCGCATTGAGGTTCATATTGCACGCGAGGGACAAACTCTTATCTGCAACATTCAGGATAACGGGGCGGGCATGTCCGCAGAGCAAGTAGAACGCATCTATCGCTACCTGGATACGGAGGACGAGATGGGCGAGCGGATCGGCATTCAGAACGTGATCTACCGGCTGAAGCTGTACTACGGAAGCCGGTTCCAGTTTGAAATCGACAGCTCGCTTGGACAAGGTACCCGGGTAAGACTGTCTATCCCCATCGAAACATAA
- a CDS encoding response regulator transcription factor has product MQWNRAILVDDEVFTRKGFLKLIDWEACGFQIVDEADNGEDALELIERLQPDVVITDIRMPVLDGLELIRHVVMKDIVKPYFIIVSGYDDFNYAQQAVRYGVHDFILKPIDETEFSHALVRLSERLELDREARMREERLMSGALMESLIIGEADEALLQEWEQRLELQPEGHLFYVFVERNDHPLASRANDNDGGRAEFKDRVEAALLAISSGEQPFYLHEHRSRIGIIVPGSILHSFQGCQRGFARRIQQSLANSGDERVFVYFGQPVMQLSHIQKAYETAKESLLYKYIYDESGIVIHEEASQHALHYIGLEEGLYQQLLEQIEELHFEKLEVTIRLLFESFREKLYAPEAVKTAINQCVLGVVRVLSSMDGDQNQISSLEPMTEWHDRNLSLQGLMRLFTDFAIESANYIARLRKEQHKGGIQKIKAYIETHYHENISLKGIAGKFYMNPVYLGQLFKKAYGMYFNDFLLQLRVNEAKRLLRQTDLRIYEVAERVGFGNPDYFVTQFEKLERMTPSEYRSRLMKEAASEGTDR; this is encoded by the coding sequence GTGCAATGGAACCGGGCGATATTGGTGGATGACGAGGTGTTTACGCGCAAAGGGTTTCTGAAGCTGATTGATTGGGAGGCCTGCGGCTTCCAAATTGTGGATGAGGCGGACAACGGGGAAGATGCGCTGGAACTGATTGAGCGGCTACAGCCGGATGTGGTCATCACCGATATCCGCATGCCGGTGCTGGATGGACTCGAGCTGATCAGGCATGTCGTCATGAAGGACATCGTGAAGCCGTATTTCATTATTGTAAGCGGATACGATGATTTCAACTATGCACAGCAGGCTGTCCGCTATGGCGTGCATGATTTCATTCTGAAACCGATTGATGAGACGGAGTTCAGCCATGCGCTGGTTCGGCTCAGCGAACGGCTGGAGTTAGACCGCGAGGCCCGCATGAGAGAAGAGAGGCTGATGTCCGGAGCCTTGATGGAATCACTCATTATAGGGGAAGCCGATGAGGCGCTGCTGCAGGAATGGGAGCAACGCCTTGAGCTCCAGCCAGAGGGTCATCTGTTCTACGTCTTTGTCGAGCGGAATGACCACCCGCTGGCTTCGAGGGCGAACGACAATGACGGTGGCAGAGCAGAATTCAAGGACAGGGTGGAAGCGGCTCTCCTAGCGATCTCGAGTGGAGAACAGCCCTTCTACCTGCATGAGCACCGCAGTCGAATCGGCATCATCGTCCCGGGCAGCATCCTGCACTCGTTCCAAGGGTGTCAGCGGGGATTTGCCAGACGCATTCAGCAATCGCTTGCCAACTCGGGCGACGAACGAGTCTTTGTTTACTTTGGACAACCGGTTATGCAACTGTCCCACATTCAGAAGGCTTACGAAACAGCCAAAGAATCACTCCTGTACAAGTACATTTATGATGAGAGTGGCATTGTGATCCATGAGGAGGCCTCCCAGCATGCCCTTCACTACATCGGGCTGGAAGAGGGGCTTTATCAGCAGCTTCTGGAGCAGATCGAGGAGCTGCACTTCGAGAAGCTGGAAGTGACGATTCGTTTGCTGTTCGAATCCTTCCGGGAGAAGCTGTACGCTCCCGAAGCGGTGAAGACGGCAATCAACCAATGCGTGCTAGGCGTGGTCCGGGTGCTTAGCAGTATGGATGGGGATCAGAATCAAATATCCAGCCTAGAACCGATGACCGAGTGGCATGACCGTAACCTGTCGCTTCAGGGGCTGATGCGGCTGTTTACGGATTTTGCGATTGAGAGCGCAAACTATATTGCTCGTCTTCGCAAGGAGCAGCACAAGGGCGGAATTCAGAAGATTAAGGCGTATATCGAAACCCATTATCATGAGAATATCAGCCTGAAAGGCATCGCAGGGAAGTTCTATATGAACCCTGTTTATCTGGGACAGCTCTTCAAAAAAGCATATGGCATGTACTTTAATGATTTCCTGCTGCAGCTGCGCGTGAACGAAGCGAAGCGATTGCTGCGCCAGACGGATCTGCGCATCTATGAGGTGGCGGAACGGGTCGGCTTCGGCAACCCGGACTATTTCGTTACGCAATTCGAGAAATTGGAGCGAATGACGCCAAGCGAGTACCGGAGCCGCTTGATGAAGGAGGCTGCGTCCGAAGGGACGGATCGATGA